Below is a window of Nocardia asteroides DNA.
TCGACTGGATGCCGGGCGTCAAGACGGCGGAGCCGGCAGCCGCCCATCGATGTCCGGCGTCGCCGGGTGCGACCGCCTCCACCGGAACGGCACTCGTCGTGTCGTGCGGCGTTCCGGCCGTTGAACTTCCGTCGCCCTGATGCGTCCCGCCGGGGACGGCGCACCCGGCGGCCAGCAGCGCGGCGGAGAGCACGACCCCGATCGCGGGCACGGTGACGAGGCGGCGCAGATTCGACATCCCCAACCGCTCCTTTCTGATTCGATTCCCTCGATCCGGCGCGTACACAGACGTTCGCCGCATCTATTCCGGAATGGGTTGCTGGTGCGGCGCGAACAGCAGCGCGCCGGTTCCCGCGACGGCGACGATGACGCCCACCGCGATCAACGACGCCGTGAGCCCGTCGATGAAGGCCGACCGCACCGCGTCGGCCAGTGCCGGGCCCTGCGGACCGATCAGACCCGCAACATGGATACCGGCGGCCGGCGACGACTCCACCGCGTGCGCGGCTTCCGGCGGCAACTCGTCGATCGACGGCAATCCCGCCTTGTAGTGACTGGCGAAGACCGAGCCCATCAGCGCGATGCCGACCGCGGAGCCGACTTCGCGAGTCGCGTCGTTCATCGCCGAGGCGACACCCTGCTGCTCGGTTCGCAATGATCCGACAATGACCGCGGTGCCGACGGTACTGGTGAGGCCGACGCCGAGTCCGGACACGATCAGGCCGCCGAAGAACGGGAGGTAGCCGGAGTCGACCTCCAGGAACGCCAACGCGAGCATCCCCGCGGCCAGCAGCAACAGCCCGACACCCATGACCGCCTTGATCCCGGCCATGCGCATCAACCGCGGAGTGAGAACGCTGGTCGGCAGGACCACCACCGCGATCGGCACCAGCGCCAGGGCACTCTTCAGCGGGCTGTAGCCCAGAATCAGCTGCAGGTACTGCAGTCCGACGAAGAAGAACCCGAAAACGGCCATGAACTGGACCAGGATCGTGATCGCGCCGGCCCGGAATCCCGGGATGCCGAACAGCCGGGGATCGAGCAAGGGGTGATTGTTGCGGAGCCCGAGAAGCGCGTACAACGCCAATGCGACCACGGACACCGCGAGGCTCGCCAGGACGCGCCAGCTGGTCCAGCCGGCTTCGCTGCCCTCGATGATTCCGTAGACGAGGGCGCCGATCGCCACCGCGCTGGTCCATGCCCCCGGATGGTCGAGTGA
It encodes the following:
- a CDS encoding MFS transporter, producing MEYEPAASPPTSGSGTAVAGRAGTAGVLVAMCTCLVLVVASVSALNLAMPDLAVDLSASTTSLTWIADAYTVALAALVLPIGALGDRFGRRNILIGGTIVFAIGSLAAASVDTTELLISWRAVMGVGAAMIMPGTLSTITAAFPADHRERGVAVWSGFAAAGAIIGLLGAGLLLEQWSWRSIFVAGAVVAVLGGLLALILAPDTKDAERHSLDHPGAWTSAVAIGALVYGIIEGSEAGWTSWRVLASLAVSVVALALYALLGLRNNHPLLDPRLFGIPGFRAGAITILVQFMAVFGFFFVGLQYLQLILGYSPLKSALALVPIAVVVLPTSVLTPRLMRMAGIKAVMGVGLLLLAAGMLALAFLEVDSGYLPFFGGLIVSGLGVGLTSTVGTAVIVGSLRTEQQGVASAMNDATREVGSAVGIALMGSVFASHYKAGLPSIDELPPEAAHAVESSPAAGIHVAGLIGPQGPALADAVRSAFIDGLTASLIAVGVIVAVAGTGALLFAPHQQPIPE